Proteins found in one Takifugu rubripes chromosome 17, fTakRub1.2, whole genome shotgun sequence genomic segment:
- the fam193a gene encoding protein FAM193A isoform X1: MSPTDAKRGAKRRKNKRGGGSSCSAVCNTSGAKAGVASALGCAGTATSASVVNFLTPGSTGNGNIGSIGGINGEVKVNNTVPPQFTEGPVNAEFSGVLQTPFTFGLNQRAPYTAGDRCLLCRCERKDGAVPSEAGMPGQNGTSQPNKTPSALQLPLWVCSDCRRTVEKEDRHTALEQSLGNQDFLLHMPMGNRNMGQEAATEDRLTTAVPTLPMLPAPDLTTPMPADTVCSCEACNERREISAESESESQQLQNHWSEVRYLVRCIYRQTGTPLADDHDQPLERDKEGMKELVDRLCEKDPFQLYQRLEQQAREYVLEMKVRLLKHLSTGPKTPGSTGAMGATQGPPQAYQFISLLLEEYSALCQAARTISSFLLTLETEHLKKFRVTWELHNKHLFENLVFSEPILHSNLPTLVAQLKHGTVSHDSYNEDMYRSLLESCQQLQQEMSSVAAQWQECEKRIDDYVDEQLLFKVEGQSLPNQRAEPHKSLISKNTLKSKQRMLKEDWEFFKQRKFIEEQLPNNKKTPTGDNNFTNTMRMLSSRLSIPDCPNCNYRRRCTCDDCSLSHILTCGIMDSPITEDLHIKLPLQGDPPRDYMAEVHPTSLSSGSSASGSNSSSPITIQQHPRLILPEGHTNTFISDDDEVPPLSNKFGDVYPMRAYEGDCVVSPAVNGLHNDINRQAENVAAKEGSPHITSSSSSSEGDEEEADGEAGRGTRGQQQEVSSGKNSSPPPSYHHQQVEQVQHACECHVCNQDPTCTNLGSTTCLPPNRLHSAPPPTVGHQFFTDSNTPSTHPALHLYPHIHGHLPLHNFSRPLLHPTLYPPSPPLTHSKPLPPNPTSNHSAAKQPAFSPSLPEHVYQNCFGGTAGTGDWNSSLQCLSLKFENLWDAAVMKSSIPSVLLPESLPGDMLGPPLMDMPLPPTSSVGHQGEHPSLPTSMPPPFPTSSSLSSSSSSSSSSSCSSSEGKEQKKSGAKKKCLYNFQDAFMETNRVVMATSASTSSVSCTATTVQSNDVFHNLGKKDHRQPSPGAPRNSHAGMTSLPPLSGTTLPPAPTTHLPTMGSQPFPKMAAPAPDFIEAHQGLCLPPAEPPSSSVDGPVSAPPSVCSDPDCEGHRCETNGAYDQPYDGEESQDEDSCSEHSSSTSTSTNQKEGKYCDCCYCEFFGHGGPPAAPTSRNYAEMREKLRLRLTKRKEEQPKREEHQSILERDGGVEDHRRVEDLLQFINSADNKPSSSSKAAKRARHKQKKLEEKARLEAEAREREEQQLLEEQQRRQRQEEEEAALQKELLRLQELQHPRAAKKKKKEKAKENTAPPQNNPQPLRQTAQNVLDNLQNGKSRQLQTLMRLPDQKEPRIEPVLQPTTLHSSEKGFSSQTNSSVALHSNTSSSQLEAKVKAKQSSKVASCEAAVKKAPEIPKSSDVIVKLANGTATAMDTKAPRIRPAEAPAPVPSPDSRKDDRNNIRSTSGKREQQQQQQQPLTQTKEERRSPPVSNPSPSPPPGSQCEQPQQNGKIPSPESPQPKGKNKKNKKKKGDKINSSIDDVFLPKDIDLDSTEMDETEREVEYFKRFCLDSARQTRQRLSINWSNFSLKKATFAAH; the protein is encoded by the exons TTCAGAGGCAGGGATGCCAGGCCAGAACGGTACGTCCCAGCCCAACAAGACACCCAGTGCCCTCCAACTGCCTCTGTGGGTTTGTTCTGACTGCAGACGTACAGTGGAGAAGGAGGACCGACACACTGCTCTGGAACAGTCACTGGGG AACCAGGACTTTCTTTTGCACATGCCTATGGGTAATAGAAATATGGGCCAAGAGGCAGCCACAGAGGACAGACTGACCACTGCTGTGCCTACACTACCCATGCTCCCTGCCCCCGACCTCACCACGCCGATGCCTGCTGACACCGTGTGCAGCTGTGAAGCCTGCAACGAAAGGCG GGAGATCTCTGCTGAGTCAGAGAGCGAGTCACAGCAGTTACAGAACCACTGGTCAGAGGTTCGCTACCTGGTCCGCTGCATATACCGGCAGACGGGAACGCCATTAGCGGATGACCACGACCAGCCCCTAGAGAGAGACAAGGAGGGCATGAAAGAACTGGTCGATAG ACTCTGTGAGAAGGACCCGTTCCAGCTGTACCAGCGCTTAGAGCAGCAGGCTCGTGAATACGTCTTGGAAATGAAGGTGCGTCTGTTGAAGCACCTCTCTACAGGTCCCAAGACTCCCGGATCGACGGGAGCTATGGGTGCAACGCAGGGCCCTCCTCAGGCCTACCAGTTCAtctccctgctgctggaggaataCAGCGCCCTCTGTCAAGCTGCACGcaccatcagcagcttcctgctgaccCTG GAGACTGAGCATCTCAAGAAATTCCGGGTGACTTGGGAGCTGCACAACAAGCACCTTTTTGAGAATCTGGTGTTCTCTGAACCAATCTTGCACAGCAATTTACCTACACTTGTTGCACAGCTGAA ACACGGCACGGTCTCCCACGATTCCTACAATGAAGATATGTACAGGAGCTTATTGGAAAGCtgccagcagctacagcaggagaTGTCTTCTGTGGCTGCTCAATGGCAAGAGTGTGAGAAGAGGATTGATGACTACGTGGATGAACAG CTCCTCTTTAAGGTGGAGGGTCAGAGTCTTCCCAACCAAAGAGCAGAACCACACAAGTCCTTGATTAGCAAAAAC aCTTTGAAGTCAAAGCAGCGGATGTTGAAAGAGGACTGGGAATTTTTTAAGCAGAGAAAATTTATAGAAGAGCAG TTACCCAAcaataaaaaaaccccaactggAGATAACAACTTCACAAACACTATGAGAATGCTGTCATCCCGTCTGAGCATTCCAGACTGTCCAAACTGCAATTATCGAAGGAG GTGCACATGCGATGACTGTAGCCTCTCCCACATCCTCACGTGTGGcatcatggactcccccattaCGGAGGATCTGCACATCAAGCTTCCCCTTCAAGGGGATCCTCCCCGAGACTACATGGCAGAGGTGCACCCTACCAGCCTTTCCTCTGGTAGTTCAGCATCTGGCTCCAACTCCAGCTCTCCCATCACTATTCAGCAGCATCCCAGGCTCATTCTGCCTGAGGGACATACCAACACTTT TATTAGCGATGATGACGAAGTGCCTCCATTATCCAATAAGTTTGGGGATGTGTACCCCATGAGAGCTTATGAGGGTGACTGTGTTGTGAGCCCTGCTGTCAACGGCCTCCACAATGACATCAACAGGCAAGCTGAAAACGTGGCTGCGAAGGAGGGG TCTCCTCACattaccagcagcagcagttcctcTGAGGGTGACGAGGAAGAAGCCGACGGGGAAGCTGGCAGGGGAacacgggggcagcagcaggaggtttcTTCAGGAAAAAACAGCAGTCCTCCACCTTCCTACCACCACCAACAG GTAGAACAGGTCCAGCATGCGTGCGAGTGCCATGTGTGTAACCAGGACCCCACCTGTACCAACCTGGGTTCCACCACATGCCTTCCTCCCAATCGGCTCCACAGCGCACCTCCTCCCACTGTTGGACACCAGTTCTTCACAGACAGCAATACTCCCTCTACGCACCCTGCCCTCCACCTGTACCCCCACATCCATGGCCACCTGCCCCTACACAACTTCTCCCGGCCCCTGCTACACCCTACACTTTACCCTCCTAGTCCTCCACTTACACATAGCAAG CCTTTGCCCCCAAACCCTACGTCTAACCACTCTGCGGCCAAGCAGCCAGCCTTCAGCCCATCACTGCCAGAGCATGTTTACCAGAACTGCTTTGGCGGCACAGCGGGAACAGGTGACTGGAACAGCTCGCTGCAGTGCCTCTCCCTCAAGTTTGAGAACTTGTGGGATGCTGCTGTAATGAAGAGCTCGATTCCTTCTGTACTGCTGCCTGAATCCCTACCTG GGGATATGCTGGGACCACCCCTCATGGACATGCCACTCCCTCCTACATCATCAGTCGGTCACCAAGGAGAACACCCCTCGCTGCCCACCTCCATGCCTCCTCCTTTCCCCACATCCTCGTcactgtcctcgtcctcttcgtcatcttcttcatcatcatgcTCCTCTTCAGAAGgcaaagagcagaagaagagcggaGCCAAGAAGAAGTGTCTCTACAATTTCCAGGATGCCTTCATGGAGACCAACCGAGTGGTGATGGCCACCTCTGCTTCCACATCCTCCGTGTCCTGCACCGCCACCACTGTCCAATCAA ATGATGTATTTCACAATCTAGGTAAGAAGGACCATAGGCAACCATCTCCAGGCGCTCCTAGGAACAGCCATGCAGGAATGACCTCCCTTCCTCCACTCTCTGGCACCACACTGCCCCCAGCCCCCACCACGCACCTTCCAACAATGGGATCCCAGCCCTTTCCAAAAATGGCTGCTCCTGCCCCAGACTTTATCGAGGCCCATCAGGGTTTGTGCCTCCCACCTGCTGAGCCTCCGTCCTCGTCAGTGGATGGTCCCGTCAGTGCCCCACCCAGCGTCTGCAG CGATCCTGACTGTGAAGGCCACCGCTGTGAAACGAACGGGGCATATGACCAACCATATGACGGAGAGGAGAGTCAGGATGAGGACAGCTGCTCGGAGCACAGCTCCTCTACCTCCACATCTACAaatcagaaagaaggaaagtaCTGTGACTGCTGCTACTGCGAGTTCTTTGGTCATGGTGGG CCCCCAGCTGCTCCTACTAGTCGGAACTACGCAGAGATGCGGGAAAAACTCCGTCTGCGGTTGACAAAGCGCAAGGAGGAACAGCCTAAACGGGAGGAACACCAATCGATATTAGAGCGCGATGGCGGTGTGGAGGACCACAGGCGGGTGGAGGACCTGTTGCAGTTCATCAACAGTGCTGACAATAAACCCTCCTCCAGTTCTAAGGCTGCTAAAAGGGCCCGACATAAACAAAAGAAG ctaGAGGAGAAGGCGCGACTGGAGGCAGAGGCCCGTGAAAGGGAGGAACAGCAATTGTTAGAAGAGCAGCAACGGCGACAGCggcaagaagaggaagaagcggCGCTACAGAAGGAACTCCTTcggctacaggagctgcagcaccCTCGTgctgcaaagaagaaaaagaaagagaaagcgaAGGAAAACACAGCCCCACCTCAGAACAACCCACAGCCCCTCAGACAAACAGCGCAGAACGTCCTAGATAATTTACAAAATGGAAAATCACGGCAGCTTCAAACACTTATGCGGCTCCCCGACCAAAAAGAACCCAGAATCGAGCCTGTTCTCCAGCCCACCACGTTGCATAGCAGTGAAAAGGGGTTTTCTTCTCAGACCAATTCATCAGTCGCCCTGCACAGCAACACCTCCTCATCCCAGCTGGAGGCTAAAGTGAAGGCTAAACAGTCTTCTAAAGTGGCCTCTTGTGAGGCTGCTGTAAAGAAAGCTCCAGAAATACCCAAGAGCTCAGATGTGATAGTAAAGCTTGCTAATGGAACCGCCACAGCAATGGACACCAAAGCACCTCGGATCAGGCCGGCCGAGGCCCCAGCTCCTGTTCCATCCCCTGATTCCCGGAAAGATGACAGGAATAACATAAGGAGCACCAGTGGAAagcgagagcagcagcagcaacaacaacaaccactgACTCAAACCAAGGAAGAAAGGAGAAGCCCACCTGTGTCCAACCCCTCCCCGTCTCCCCCTCCAGGCTCCCAGTGTGAACAGCCTCAGCAGAATGGTAAAATTCCCAGTCCAGAATCCCCACAGCccaaaggcaaaaacaaaaagaacaagaagaaaaaaggggacAAGATCAACAGCTCAATAG ATGATGTGTTCCTGCCCAAAGACATCGACCTGGACAGCACTGAAATGGACGAAACGGAGAGGGAGGTGGAATATTTCAAGAG gttttgCCTGGATTCTGCACGACAGACCCGTCAACGTCTTTCAATCAACTGGTCCAACTTTAGCCTGAAGAAGGCAACGTTTGCCGCACACTGA
- the fam193a gene encoding protein FAM193A isoform X2, which translates to MKELVDRLCEKDPFQLYQRLEQQAREYVLEMKVRLLKHLSTGPKTPGSTGAMGATQGPPQAYQFISLLLEEYSALCQAARTISSFLLTLETEHLKKFRVTWELHNKHLFENLVFSEPILHSNLPTLVAQLKHGTVSHDSYNEDMYRSLLESCQQLQQEMSSVAAQWQECEKRIDDYVDEQLLFKVEGQSLPNQRAEPHKSLISKNTLKSKQRMLKEDWEFFKQRKFIEEQLPNNKKTPTGDNNFTNTMRMLSSRLSIPDCPNCNYRRRCTCDDCSLSHILTCGIMDSPITEDLHIKLPLQGDPPRDYMAEVHPTSLSSGSSASGSNSSSPITIQQHPRLILPEGHTNTFISDDDEVPPLSNKFGDVYPMRAYEGDCVVSPAVNGLHNDINRQAENVAAKEGSPHITSSSSSSEGDEEEADGEAGRGTRGQQQEVSSGKNSSPPPSYHHQQVEQVQHACECHVCNQDPTCTNLGSTTCLPPNRLHSAPPPTVGHQFFTDSNTPSTHPALHLYPHIHGHLPLHNFSRPLLHPTLYPPSPPLTHSKPLPPNPTSNHSAAKQPAFSPSLPEHVYQNCFGGTAGTGDWNSSLQCLSLKFENLWDAAVMKSSIPSVLLPESLPGDMLGPPLMDMPLPPTSSVGHQGEHPSLPTSMPPPFPTSSSLSSSSSSSSSSSCSSSEGKEQKKSGAKKKCLYNFQDAFMETNRVVMATSASTSSVSCTATTVQSNDVFHNLGKKDHRQPSPGAPRNSHAGMTSLPPLSGTTLPPAPTTHLPTMGSQPFPKMAAPAPDFIEAHQGLCLPPAEPPSSSVDGPVSAPPSVCSDPDCEGHRCETNGAYDQPYDGEESQDEDSCSEHSSSTSTSTNQKEGKYCDCCYCEFFGHGGPPAAPTSRNYAEMREKLRLRLTKRKEEQPKREEHQSILERDGGVEDHRRVEDLLQFINSADNKPSSSSKAAKRARHKQKKLEEKARLEAEAREREEQQLLEEQQRRQRQEEEEAALQKELLRLQELQHPRAAKKKKKEKAKENTAPPQNNPQPLRQTAQNVLDNLQNGKSRQLQTLMRLPDQKEPRIEPVLQPTTLHSSEKGFSSQTNSSVALHSNTSSSQLEAKVKAKQSSKVASCEAAVKKAPEIPKSSDVIVKLANGTATAMDTKAPRIRPAEAPAPVPSPDSRKDDRNNIRSTSGKREQQQQQQQPLTQTKEERRSPPVSNPSPSPPPGSQCEQPQQNGKIPSPESPQPKGKNKKNKKKKGDKINSSIDDVFLPKDIDLDSTEMDETEREVEYFKRFCLDSARQTRQRLSINWSNFSLKKATFAAH; encoded by the exons ATGAAAGAACTGGTCGATAG ACTCTGTGAGAAGGACCCGTTCCAGCTGTACCAGCGCTTAGAGCAGCAGGCTCGTGAATACGTCTTGGAAATGAAGGTGCGTCTGTTGAAGCACCTCTCTACAGGTCCCAAGACTCCCGGATCGACGGGAGCTATGGGTGCAACGCAGGGCCCTCCTCAGGCCTACCAGTTCAtctccctgctgctggaggaataCAGCGCCCTCTGTCAAGCTGCACGcaccatcagcagcttcctgctgaccCTG GAGACTGAGCATCTCAAGAAATTCCGGGTGACTTGGGAGCTGCACAACAAGCACCTTTTTGAGAATCTGGTGTTCTCTGAACCAATCTTGCACAGCAATTTACCTACACTTGTTGCACAGCTGAA ACACGGCACGGTCTCCCACGATTCCTACAATGAAGATATGTACAGGAGCTTATTGGAAAGCtgccagcagctacagcaggagaTGTCTTCTGTGGCTGCTCAATGGCAAGAGTGTGAGAAGAGGATTGATGACTACGTGGATGAACAG CTCCTCTTTAAGGTGGAGGGTCAGAGTCTTCCCAACCAAAGAGCAGAACCACACAAGTCCTTGATTAGCAAAAAC aCTTTGAAGTCAAAGCAGCGGATGTTGAAAGAGGACTGGGAATTTTTTAAGCAGAGAAAATTTATAGAAGAGCAG TTACCCAAcaataaaaaaaccccaactggAGATAACAACTTCACAAACACTATGAGAATGCTGTCATCCCGTCTGAGCATTCCAGACTGTCCAAACTGCAATTATCGAAGGAG GTGCACATGCGATGACTGTAGCCTCTCCCACATCCTCACGTGTGGcatcatggactcccccattaCGGAGGATCTGCACATCAAGCTTCCCCTTCAAGGGGATCCTCCCCGAGACTACATGGCAGAGGTGCACCCTACCAGCCTTTCCTCTGGTAGTTCAGCATCTGGCTCCAACTCCAGCTCTCCCATCACTATTCAGCAGCATCCCAGGCTCATTCTGCCTGAGGGACATACCAACACTTT TATTAGCGATGATGACGAAGTGCCTCCATTATCCAATAAGTTTGGGGATGTGTACCCCATGAGAGCTTATGAGGGTGACTGTGTTGTGAGCCCTGCTGTCAACGGCCTCCACAATGACATCAACAGGCAAGCTGAAAACGTGGCTGCGAAGGAGGGG TCTCCTCACattaccagcagcagcagttcctcTGAGGGTGACGAGGAAGAAGCCGACGGGGAAGCTGGCAGGGGAacacgggggcagcagcaggaggtttcTTCAGGAAAAAACAGCAGTCCTCCACCTTCCTACCACCACCAACAG GTAGAACAGGTCCAGCATGCGTGCGAGTGCCATGTGTGTAACCAGGACCCCACCTGTACCAACCTGGGTTCCACCACATGCCTTCCTCCCAATCGGCTCCACAGCGCACCTCCTCCCACTGTTGGACACCAGTTCTTCACAGACAGCAATACTCCCTCTACGCACCCTGCCCTCCACCTGTACCCCCACATCCATGGCCACCTGCCCCTACACAACTTCTCCCGGCCCCTGCTACACCCTACACTTTACCCTCCTAGTCCTCCACTTACACATAGCAAG CCTTTGCCCCCAAACCCTACGTCTAACCACTCTGCGGCCAAGCAGCCAGCCTTCAGCCCATCACTGCCAGAGCATGTTTACCAGAACTGCTTTGGCGGCACAGCGGGAACAGGTGACTGGAACAGCTCGCTGCAGTGCCTCTCCCTCAAGTTTGAGAACTTGTGGGATGCTGCTGTAATGAAGAGCTCGATTCCTTCTGTACTGCTGCCTGAATCCCTACCTG GGGATATGCTGGGACCACCCCTCATGGACATGCCACTCCCTCCTACATCATCAGTCGGTCACCAAGGAGAACACCCCTCGCTGCCCACCTCCATGCCTCCTCCTTTCCCCACATCCTCGTcactgtcctcgtcctcttcgtcatcttcttcatcatcatgcTCCTCTTCAGAAGgcaaagagcagaagaagagcggaGCCAAGAAGAAGTGTCTCTACAATTTCCAGGATGCCTTCATGGAGACCAACCGAGTGGTGATGGCCACCTCTGCTTCCACATCCTCCGTGTCCTGCACCGCCACCACTGTCCAATCAA ATGATGTATTTCACAATCTAGGTAAGAAGGACCATAGGCAACCATCTCCAGGCGCTCCTAGGAACAGCCATGCAGGAATGACCTCCCTTCCTCCACTCTCTGGCACCACACTGCCCCCAGCCCCCACCACGCACCTTCCAACAATGGGATCCCAGCCCTTTCCAAAAATGGCTGCTCCTGCCCCAGACTTTATCGAGGCCCATCAGGGTTTGTGCCTCCCACCTGCTGAGCCTCCGTCCTCGTCAGTGGATGGTCCCGTCAGTGCCCCACCCAGCGTCTGCAG CGATCCTGACTGTGAAGGCCACCGCTGTGAAACGAACGGGGCATATGACCAACCATATGACGGAGAGGAGAGTCAGGATGAGGACAGCTGCTCGGAGCACAGCTCCTCTACCTCCACATCTACAaatcagaaagaaggaaagtaCTGTGACTGCTGCTACTGCGAGTTCTTTGGTCATGGTGGG CCCCCAGCTGCTCCTACTAGTCGGAACTACGCAGAGATGCGGGAAAAACTCCGTCTGCGGTTGACAAAGCGCAAGGAGGAACAGCCTAAACGGGAGGAACACCAATCGATATTAGAGCGCGATGGCGGTGTGGAGGACCACAGGCGGGTGGAGGACCTGTTGCAGTTCATCAACAGTGCTGACAATAAACCCTCCTCCAGTTCTAAGGCTGCTAAAAGGGCCCGACATAAACAAAAGAAG ctaGAGGAGAAGGCGCGACTGGAGGCAGAGGCCCGTGAAAGGGAGGAACAGCAATTGTTAGAAGAGCAGCAACGGCGACAGCggcaagaagaggaagaagcggCGCTACAGAAGGAACTCCTTcggctacaggagctgcagcaccCTCGTgctgcaaagaagaaaaagaaagagaaagcgaAGGAAAACACAGCCCCACCTCAGAACAACCCACAGCCCCTCAGACAAACAGCGCAGAACGTCCTAGATAATTTACAAAATGGAAAATCACGGCAGCTTCAAACACTTATGCGGCTCCCCGACCAAAAAGAACCCAGAATCGAGCCTGTTCTCCAGCCCACCACGTTGCATAGCAGTGAAAAGGGGTTTTCTTCTCAGACCAATTCATCAGTCGCCCTGCACAGCAACACCTCCTCATCCCAGCTGGAGGCTAAAGTGAAGGCTAAACAGTCTTCTAAAGTGGCCTCTTGTGAGGCTGCTGTAAAGAAAGCTCCAGAAATACCCAAGAGCTCAGATGTGATAGTAAAGCTTGCTAATGGAACCGCCACAGCAATGGACACCAAAGCACCTCGGATCAGGCCGGCCGAGGCCCCAGCTCCTGTTCCATCCCCTGATTCCCGGAAAGATGACAGGAATAACATAAGGAGCACCAGTGGAAagcgagagcagcagcagcaacaacaacaaccactgACTCAAACCAAGGAAGAAAGGAGAAGCCCACCTGTGTCCAACCCCTCCCCGTCTCCCCCTCCAGGCTCCCAGTGTGAACAGCCTCAGCAGAATGGTAAAATTCCCAGTCCAGAATCCCCACAGCccaaaggcaaaaacaaaaagaacaagaagaaaaaaggggacAAGATCAACAGCTCAATAG ATGATGTGTTCCTGCCCAAAGACATCGACCTGGACAGCACTGAAATGGACGAAACGGAGAGGGAGGTGGAATATTTCAAGAG gttttgCCTGGATTCTGCACGACAGACCCGTCAACGTCTTTCAATCAACTGGTCCAACTTTAGCCTGAAGAAGGCAACGTTTGCCGCACACTGA